One stretch of Pseudomonas fluorescens Q2-87 DNA includes these proteins:
- a CDS encoding precorrin-8X methylmutase, producing the protein MLDYIRDGQEIYRNSFAIIRAEANLARIPADLEKLAVRVIHACGMVEAIDGLQFSEGAGTAGRQALAAGAPILCDARMVSEGVTRARLPANNPVICTLRDEGVPALAQKLGNTRSAAALELWRPHLEGSVVVIGNAPTALFYLLEMLDAGAPKPALILGFPVGFVGAAESKAMLAANSRGVPFVIMQGRLGGSAMAAAAVNALATEIE; encoded by the coding sequence ATGCTTGATTACATCCGCGACGGTCAGGAGATCTATCGCAACTCTTTTGCGATCATCCGCGCCGAGGCCAACCTGGCGCGCATTCCGGCTGACCTTGAGAAGCTTGCGGTGCGGGTAATCCACGCCTGCGGCATGGTCGAGGCCATCGACGGCTTGCAGTTTTCCGAAGGCGCGGGCACAGCCGGGCGTCAGGCGCTGGCCGCTGGTGCACCGATCCTCTGTGATGCGCGGATGGTCTCCGAAGGCGTCACCCGGGCTCGCCTGCCAGCCAACAACCCGGTGATCTGCACCTTACGTGACGAGGGCGTGCCGGCGTTGGCCCAGAAGCTGGGCAACACCCGTTCGGCGGCGGCCCTGGAGCTGTGGCGTCCGCACCTGGAAGGCAGCGTCGTGGTGATCGGCAACGCGCCGACCGCGCTGTTCTACCTGCTGGAAATGCTCGACGCCGGCGCGCCAAAACCGGCGCTGATCCTCGGCTTCCCGGTGGGCTTCGTCGGTGCCGCCGAATCCAAGGCGATGCTCGCGGCCAATAGCCGTGGCGTTCCGTTCGTGATCATGCAAGGTCGGCTTGGCGGCAGTGCCATGGCCGCCGCCGCCGTCAACGCCCTCGCTACGGAGATTGAATGA
- a CDS encoding TcdA/TcdB pore-forming domain-containing protein — translation MQEAESLNSDGLVKFISLFKLSDLERVLLPYKNSEQYDAVIRYYFACVGMPESRRLLEPLGLLKQTLAGFLGNRRTRRSLDVRTSGPIGTGPDLPQIYSRIESHEARLQFSAEQMKQVATEVPRTLNFTWLGGGLGGIQRDYLNVWKQVLAPQGYTLNLWYDSDALLAWQTNKLIVESAKADVFLQGVEDTISETELGAAYERRAVVLKQQMYAHINKAVASGESADEARIDLLVRAYGQDAVELREQLERNRRSVLDMSDFELRDLAAGAISLQLQDIYEREMRLSGNMAAASDVVRAEVLFAEGGSHTDIDHLPPLSNTLGTVDISGFDREARLGLLQLLLNNNPEWMPGRQASSHYYGGIPTEYFPALETFAKSRPRLGEVFEAPEQRLARPFALRALAMEQALSNAFLMAHPGAEILQTVIDRFRSNYELIDASMRLAAQRGVSSSDVAAMLDVAEEVFEKTYGPLSELPMEQVPAAIALVTAVATHFGDGIRLESEGTIHLTGPGAMRDGMVDYAKAHLSAEAAATLRKEAAIAPNRTVNGATEEEQDHSWKANGNDAEKWVREERARWREGQYKARYSGDIAHLLKQSTVEFQQGWPLIEGRAVLLTDVLERLAEGLGEPFIEAMRQGHDGEIRFDKPLPLSFDDRQLIKSQSPDALVPVFLSDEKIRDQGIDEVLSDIASGARRFIEASPLQRLSLGLLLGMDSLDNPHFNAATSELENLANGVAEQGVSGRYAAIERQLYKRKAARFMSGLGGDPAYASMPSDSALELKKTALKEARTLFQWGRQVARIQKVAALEHRIEVIERSGQLLDGFGHNGVQMVPQDLLLNRDGEAIGGRCYPLALVMSAALAQGDSASGLLRERFFLAVLEPEQDDSQGFLHALEALRDVPMSDVGTSLGQANLDRVTAALEKHIGPRTLLLNSDNHSMLVAKTVSAERSLYHFFDPNFGLCKFEGPEAFLRGLEHFFQKEGMARYYAAYGSENRPEFDLIDLQNEKVSALQLSDGFTVEHLLQPGALPGQSQRPMRQRLASARGQSLQNNPRLGSCLLALDGHWWSRQIEQATSRLQQENQLAAHLVPLFDTLEVTPDGAYRVSLIDPVNPEQLVRVVTDDHRLLRIKSYLSEQFSALANKPFVPSDPTEVGSVHTLNAGFAIQALMNALRSQEGSGRPLTLAVRLHAYVNYAQLAHGNVVDIAGLVGLVRQALVEEKLIARTVAPVVKAAVGSSMSEATGGLLQLANVGFDIYQLSTAHNDVERAQFGTQLAFDSASLVLSVGAYAVGATTAGAVLGGAAVILGGLAVGVGALAQGFAIVAEEAKEVGLLFDEIAKAHLQAYRFDARQGAWLPRSSLIVQTLDLTRGALMLDSPKLYPQRDHFGVPTIELDYDRAINIRRDLGLPGQVAFKPPAGQVIVLPCTPQTCYRYEYIALPFATSRHDTGFDTARRLEKRKADGSWQFQFSFYSFPSEYIVRRMVPDYRQTVIDVVLDSADRSLVVPLIPPIWHNMIAYKIQGAGKRCALVIHPGVRLSLESTSLQVSTWFMDASWASEQEIRIESYDKFFIDDVQVTIVGGWRHEISLRLADNQIFKVDLTNRTLVLLELDAPPDMDQQTLQDHFKALARDHRLAMAYTPISHHLIPFEDPDEPRRITAWYDAKEDRFLYIRDDLPGAGEALLGAVVGSACYFYNPQTLIIWQVDALTGLLSHRYWLRSTSNLVSTIKSIEADAQGVIHVVQQVTRADQTVDVLRYVIHDGQLLLSSNTRELDLVMEPALSASETLADWSQVLGDSLPLTPNTNPEDTFVTVNWQPAPFVSICWKSDAQWRDMAWVRRSDRLIIRPAPRRNQPRGWPDSIKNMTDLTLLAPPDDSDVFVIYDRLKQELCSRRRTLVEGKGHWSNRWTNTPSLENVIAVDGGYVALTSGGVFYNLSGQGDLALAGVREQWFKGRAQWWSELDTLAQRHGSKSLVLIGLTNVSGDERLCAWYVGNRLLLADLGSATELRLLGATPDSEAAWLFDVASGEIYRQGFIDPQTLDAAFGEGSQLLQSEALPQPQREWAPWQFGELTVEGAGLRGVTLDGVVVVLRDGEPARITGVTREWVATQGGREIDGLRQLVARVPHSPLLSVEESGSLKWFVTGTERVIRVPKAAIPESFDVLGTQRQTNVLLHESSNGRLLALPDTGLGGPLSYVQRDGEVLVVESQESKVDDLVALMPDDVRVLVLRMGQGAVSYRLSRTAWLRIKSVVLDCRPPLGGPVTVPGKLVWELDEPDELLLSRVQEHLVILDPNSGHSLILRQVYAADVTLRGDVLLSFGEHRHYAVSTLVERLSALQDVSNGVTLQALLEVSPEVETNSVD, via the coding sequence ATGCAGGAAGCAGAAAGCTTAAACAGTGACGGTTTGGTCAAGTTCATCAGTCTTTTCAAATTATCAGATCTTGAGCGGGTGTTGTTGCCGTACAAAAACAGTGAGCAATACGATGCGGTCATCCGCTACTACTTCGCCTGTGTCGGTATGCCGGAATCCCGGAGGTTGCTCGAGCCATTAGGGCTCTTGAAACAGACGTTGGCCGGGTTCCTCGGCAACCGTCGGACACGGCGCAGCCTGGATGTGCGCACTTCAGGCCCTATTGGCACCGGACCGGACCTGCCGCAGATATATAGCAGGATCGAAAGTCATGAAGCGCGCCTTCAATTCAGTGCCGAGCAGATGAAGCAGGTTGCCACGGAGGTTCCCAGGACATTGAACTTTACGTGGCTGGGTGGTGGGCTCGGTGGTATTCAACGCGACTACCTCAATGTGTGGAAACAGGTCTTGGCTCCGCAGGGTTATACCTTGAACTTGTGGTACGACAGTGATGCGCTCCTGGCTTGGCAAACCAATAAACTTATTGTCGAATCGGCCAAGGCGGATGTATTCCTGCAAGGAGTTGAAGACACTATTTCCGAAACTGAATTGGGTGCCGCGTACGAAAGGCGCGCCGTTGTTTTGAAACAACAAATGTATGCTCATATTAATAAAGCCGTAGCTAGTGGTGAGTCCGCCGATGAGGCCCGGATAGATTTACTGGTGCGCGCCTACGGCCAGGATGCGGTAGAGCTGCGAGAACAATTGGAACGCAATCGTCGCAGTGTATTGGACATGAGCGACTTCGAGTTGCGCGACTTGGCTGCCGGCGCCATTTCTTTACAGTTACAAGATATCTATGAAAGGGAAATGCGGTTGAGTGGAAACATGGCGGCAGCGTCTGATGTCGTGCGCGCCGAAGTCCTGTTTGCCGAAGGCGGCAGTCATACCGATATCGACCACCTTCCGCCATTGTCGAACACGCTGGGCACCGTTGATATCAGTGGTTTTGACCGTGAGGCCCGCCTGGGACTCCTGCAACTGTTGCTGAACAACAATCCCGAGTGGATGCCTGGTCGCCAGGCCTCCTCCCATTATTACGGGGGGATTCCAACTGAGTATTTTCCAGCATTGGAAACTTTCGCGAAGAGCCGGCCGCGTCTGGGCGAGGTCTTCGAGGCACCGGAGCAACGGCTTGCCCGGCCCTTTGCGCTTCGGGCTCTCGCCATGGAACAGGCGTTATCCAACGCGTTTTTGATGGCTCATCCAGGCGCCGAGATACTCCAAACGGTGATCGATCGCTTTCGGTCCAATTACGAACTGATCGATGCCTCGATGCGGTTGGCGGCCCAGCGTGGTGTTTCATCGAGCGATGTGGCTGCCATGTTGGATGTGGCGGAGGAGGTATTCGAAAAAACCTATGGGCCGCTGAGCGAACTGCCGATGGAGCAAGTGCCCGCCGCGATTGCCCTGGTAACGGCCGTAGCGACTCATTTTGGCGACGGTATTCGGCTCGAGAGTGAGGGCACCATTCATCTGACGGGCCCTGGAGCCATGCGCGACGGCATGGTCGACTACGCGAAGGCGCACTTGAGCGCTGAGGCGGCCGCAACCTTGCGCAAGGAGGCGGCCATTGCACCCAACCGGACGGTTAACGGTGCTACCGAAGAGGAGCAGGATCACTCCTGGAAGGCCAACGGCAACGATGCCGAGAAATGGGTCCGCGAGGAGCGCGCGCGTTGGCGTGAGGGTCAGTATAAGGCGCGCTACAGCGGCGATATCGCGCACTTGCTCAAGCAGTCTACGGTCGAGTTCCAGCAGGGCTGGCCGCTGATCGAAGGGCGGGCGGTGCTGCTGACCGACGTGCTGGAACGCTTGGCCGAGGGGCTCGGCGAGCCATTCATCGAAGCGATGCGCCAGGGGCATGACGGTGAAATCCGTTTTGATAAGCCACTGCCGCTGAGTTTCGATGATCGCCAGCTCATCAAGAGCCAGTCACCTGACGCGCTTGTTCCGGTCTTCCTGAGCGATGAAAAAATCCGCGACCAGGGAATTGATGAAGTGCTGAGTGACATCGCCAGTGGCGCCCGCCGCTTCATTGAAGCGAGTCCTTTGCAGCGGTTGTCGCTGGGCCTGCTACTGGGGATGGACTCCCTGGATAACCCGCATTTCAATGCAGCCACCAGCGAGCTGGAAAACCTGGCCAACGGCGTAGCCGAACAGGGCGTTTCCGGACGTTATGCGGCCATCGAGCGGCAGCTGTACAAGCGCAAGGCCGCACGATTCATGAGCGGCCTGGGAGGCGATCCGGCTTACGCGTCGATGCCGTCCGACAGCGCACTGGAACTGAAAAAAACCGCCTTGAAGGAGGCACGGACCTTGTTCCAGTGGGGACGTCAGGTGGCGCGAATCCAGAAAGTGGCCGCCCTTGAGCATCGTATCGAGGTTATTGAGCGGTCAGGGCAGTTGCTTGACGGATTCGGGCACAACGGCGTTCAAATGGTTCCTCAGGATTTGTTGCTCAATCGCGATGGCGAGGCGATTGGGGGGCGCTGCTATCCGTTGGCGCTGGTGATGAGCGCGGCGCTGGCCCAAGGTGATAGCGCCTCCGGACTTTTACGCGAGCGTTTCTTCCTGGCTGTGCTCGAACCGGAGCAAGACGATTCCCAAGGCTTCCTCCACGCGCTGGAAGCCCTGCGGGACGTACCGATGAGTGACGTCGGTACGTCGCTTGGACAGGCGAACCTTGATCGGGTCACTGCCGCGCTCGAGAAGCACATTGGCCCCCGTACGCTATTGCTCAACTCGGACAACCATTCAATGCTGGTGGCCAAGACCGTCAGCGCAGAACGCTCCCTCTATCATTTTTTCGACCCCAATTTTGGCCTGTGCAAGTTCGAGGGCCCGGAGGCATTCCTGCGTGGCTTGGAGCATTTTTTCCAGAAAGAGGGCATGGCCCGCTATTACGCCGCCTATGGTTCTGAAAACCGACCGGAATTCGATCTGATCGACCTGCAAAATGAAAAGGTCTCGGCCTTGCAGCTGTCCGATGGGTTCACGGTGGAGCATCTGCTGCAACCCGGCGCCTTGCCTGGGCAGTCGCAACGCCCTATGAGGCAGCGGTTGGCCAGCGCCCGTGGGCAGTCGTTGCAGAACAATCCTCGGCTGGGCAGCTGTCTACTGGCCCTGGATGGACATTGGTGGAGCCGGCAGATCGAACAAGCGACGAGCCGGCTCCAGCAGGAAAACCAACTGGCGGCTCATCTTGTGCCGTTGTTCGACACGCTGGAGGTCACGCCGGATGGGGCGTACCGGGTGAGCCTGATCGATCCGGTCAATCCTGAGCAACTGGTCCGGGTCGTCACGGATGACCATCGGCTCCTGCGGATAAAAAGCTACCTCTCGGAACAGTTTTCGGCATTGGCCAACAAACCCTTCGTGCCAAGCGATCCCACCGAGGTGGGGAGTGTCCACACGCTGAACGCCGGTTTCGCCATACAGGCGCTGATGAACGCGTTGCGAAGCCAAGAGGGGTCTGGTCGGCCCCTGACCCTGGCGGTCCGCTTGCACGCCTATGTCAATTACGCGCAGTTGGCGCATGGCAACGTGGTGGATATCGCGGGCCTGGTCGGCCTGGTTCGGCAGGCACTGGTCGAAGAGAAACTGATTGCCCGCACCGTCGCGCCCGTGGTCAAGGCAGCAGTGGGCTCCAGCATGAGCGAAGCGACCGGGGGATTGTTGCAGTTGGCCAATGTCGGGTTCGACATCTACCAATTGTCGACGGCCCACAACGATGTTGAACGCGCTCAGTTCGGCACCCAATTGGCTTTCGATTCGGCCAGCCTGGTGTTGTCGGTGGGCGCGTACGCCGTTGGTGCCACGACCGCTGGCGCGGTGCTTGGTGGCGCCGCTGTGATTCTAGGTGGGTTGGCGGTGGGGGTGGGGGCGCTGGCCCAGGGTTTTGCTATCGTCGCCGAAGAAGCCAAAGAGGTCGGGTTGTTATTCGATGAAATCGCCAAGGCTCATCTGCAGGCGTACCGGTTTGATGCCAGGCAGGGTGCATGGCTGCCGCGCTCCTCGTTGATCGTCCAGACGCTAGATCTGACTCGGGGCGCATTGATGTTGGACAGCCCCAAGCTCTATCCACAACGCGATCATTTTGGGGTGCCAACGATAGAGCTCGATTACGATCGGGCCATTAACATTCGTCGAGATCTAGGTCTGCCGGGTCAAGTTGCATTCAAGCCACCTGCCGGCCAAGTCATCGTACTGCCCTGCACACCGCAAACCTGTTACCGATATGAGTACATCGCCCTGCCATTCGCGACATCGCGTCATGACACCGGGTTCGACACGGCGCGACGCCTGGAGAAAAGGAAAGCGGACGGCAGCTGGCAATTTCAGTTTTCCTTTTATTCGTTTCCCAGCGAGTACATCGTCCGTCGCATGGTTCCCGATTATCGGCAAACGGTGATCGACGTGGTGCTCGACAGTGCTGACCGTTCACTGGTGGTGCCTCTTATTCCGCCGATTTGGCACAACATGATCGCTTATAAAATCCAGGGGGCCGGCAAACGATGCGCATTGGTCATTCACCCCGGCGTGAGACTGAGCCTGGAATCGACGAGCCTGCAGGTGTCCACTTGGTTTATGGACGCCTCTTGGGCCTCGGAGCAAGAGATAAGGATTGAGAGTTACGATAAGTTTTTCATCGACGACGTTCAGGTGACGATCGTTGGAGGGTGGCGCCATGAGATTTCACTGCGGCTCGCCGACAATCAAATATTCAAGGTTGATCTGACCAATCGCACGCTGGTGCTTTTGGAACTGGACGCACCGCCCGACATGGATCAGCAAACATTGCAGGATCATTTCAAGGCCCTGGCTCGAGACCACCGTCTAGCGATGGCGTACACACCGATTAGCCACCACCTCATTCCATTTGAGGACCCGGACGAGCCCCGCCGGATCACCGCCTGGTATGACGCGAAGGAGGACCGTTTCCTTTATATCCGCGATGATCTGCCGGGTGCCGGTGAGGCGCTGCTGGGGGCGGTGGTGGGCAGTGCCTGCTATTTCTACAATCCGCAGACCCTGATCATCTGGCAAGTCGATGCGCTCACCGGGTTATTGAGCCATCGGTATTGGTTGCGCAGCACCAGCAACCTGGTAAGCACCATCAAGAGCATCGAGGCGGACGCCCAAGGAGTGATTCATGTCGTCCAGCAAGTCACCCGCGCGGACCAGACCGTCGATGTGCTGAGGTATGTAATCCATGATGGGCAGCTGCTGCTCAGTTCAAACACGCGAGAGCTGGATCTGGTAATGGAACCGGCCTTGAGCGCCAGCGAGACGCTGGCCGACTGGTCGCAGGTGCTGGGCGACAGCCTGCCCCTGACGCCGAATACCAACCCGGAGGACACTTTTGTCACCGTCAATTGGCAGCCGGCGCCCTTCGTTTCGATCTGTTGGAAGTCCGACGCGCAATGGCGGGACATGGCCTGGGTTCGCCGCAGTGACCGCTTGATCATCCGTCCCGCGCCGAGGCGAAACCAGCCGCGTGGATGGCCCGACTCGATCAAGAACATGACCGATCTGACGCTGCTTGCACCACCGGATGATAGCGATGTGTTTGTCATCTACGACAGGCTCAAACAGGAACTGTGCAGCAGGCGGCGTACTCTGGTGGAGGGCAAGGGGCATTGGTCCAACAGGTGGACCAACACCCCTAGCCTGGAAAATGTCATCGCCGTTGACGGTGGCTACGTGGCCCTGACCTCGGGAGGCGTGTTCTACAACCTGAGTGGCCAAGGCGACCTGGCGCTGGCTGGCGTTAGGGAACAGTGGTTCAAGGGCCGGGCACAGTGGTGGTCGGAACTGGACACGTTGGCCCAGCGGCACGGGAGTAAAAGTCTTGTCCTCATCGGTTTGACCAACGTTAGCGGTGACGAGCGGTTGTGCGCCTGGTACGTCGGCAACCGGTTGCTGCTGGCTGACTTAGGTAGCGCAACGGAGTTGCGGCTGCTGGGGGCCACCCCGGATAGCGAGGCGGCCTGGTTGTTCGACGTGGCGAGTGGCGAAATCTATCGCCAGGGGTTTATCGATCCGCAAACGCTCGACGCTGCCTTCGGCGAGGGTTCGCAATTGCTGCAATCGGAAGCGCTACCCCAACCGCAACGTGAATGGGCGCCCTGGCAGTTTGGCGAACTGACGGTCGAGGGGGCTGGCTTGCGCGGCGTGACACTCGACGGCGTGGTGGTCGTGTTGCGCGATGGGGAGCCGGCACGGATCACCGGTGTCACTCGGGAGTGGGTCGCCACTCAAGGGGGGCGGGAGATCGACGGCCTCAGGCAGTTGGTCGCCCGGGTGCCCCATAGTCCGCTGTTGTCGGTGGAGGAGTCCGGTAGCCTGAAGTGGTTCGTGACCGGGACGGAACGGGTGATCCGGGTTCCCAAGGCCGCCATCCCGGAATCGTTCGATGTATTGGGGACCCAGCGGCAGACCAATGTACTGCTTCATGAAAGCAGCAATGGAAGGCTGCTTGCCCTGCCAGATACGGGCCTGGGCGGGCCGCTGAGTTATGTCCAGCGTGACGGCGAAGTGCTGGTGGTCGAGAGCCAGGAATCGAAGGTCGATGATCTCGTGGCGTTGATGCCGGATGACGTCAGGGTCTTGGTCCTGCGCATGGGCCAGGGCGCGGTGAGTTACCGACTGTCCAGGACGGCCTGGTTGAGAATCAAGTCGGTCGTCCTCGACTGCCGGCCTCCGCTGGGCGGCCCGGTGACTGTTCCCGGCAAGTTGGTCTGGGAGCTGGATGAGCCTGATGAGTTATTGCTCAGCAGGGTCCAGGAGCACCTGGTTATCCTTGATCCCAACAGCGGACATAGTCTGATTCTTCGCCAAGTGTATGCGGCGGACGTCACCTTGCGTGGCGATGTGCTGCTCAGTTTCGGTGAGCATCGACATTATGCCGTTTCAACGTTAGTGGAGCGGTTGAGCGCCCTGCAGGACGTCTCGAACGGCGTCACGCTGCAAGCGTTGTTGGAGGTGTCCCCCGAGGTGGAAACCAACTCGGTGGATTGA
- a CDS encoding precorrin-2 C(20)-methyltransferase has product MQQPGRLIGLGVGPGDPELITVKALRLLRESPVVAYFVAKGKKGNAFGIIEAHLQEAQTLLPLVYPVTTEALPAPLSYEQVIADFYDTAAEHLAVHLDAGRDVAVICEGDPFFYGSYMYLHDRLAERYDAEVIPGVCSMLGGASVLGAPLVYRNQSLSVLSGVLPHEELKRRLADADAAVIMKLGRNFPKVRQVLQELGLDGRALYVERATMANQKIVPLDDVEPMSSPYFSLIIVPGERWQG; this is encoded by the coding sequence ATGCAGCAGCCTGGACGTCTGATCGGCCTTGGCGTAGGCCCCGGTGACCCGGAATTGATTACGGTGAAGGCCCTGCGCCTGCTGCGTGAGTCGCCCGTGGTGGCGTACTTTGTCGCCAAGGGCAAGAAGGGCAATGCCTTCGGCATCATTGAAGCCCATCTGCAAGAAGCCCAGACCTTGCTGCCGCTGGTCTACCCGGTCACCACCGAAGCATTGCCGGCGCCGCTGTCCTACGAGCAGGTGATTGCCGATTTCTACGACACCGCCGCCGAACACCTGGCCGTGCACCTGGATGCCGGTCGTGACGTGGCGGTGATCTGCGAAGGCGACCCGTTCTTCTACGGCTCCTACATGTACCTGCATGATCGCCTGGCCGAGCGTTATGACGCCGAGGTCATTCCTGGCGTGTGCTCGATGCTCGGTGGCGCCTCGGTGCTCGGTGCGCCGCTGGTCTATCGCAACCAGAGCCTGTCGGTGCTTTCCGGGGTGTTGCCTCATGAGGAACTCAAGCGTCGTCTGGCCGATGCCGATGCGGCGGTGATCATGAAGCTGGGGCGCAACTTTCCCAAGGTCCGCCAAGTGCTTCAGGAACTGGGGCTGGACGGACGGGCGCTGTACGTCGAGCGGGCGACCATGGCCAACCAGAAAATCGTGCCGTTGGATGACGTCGAGCCGATGTCCTCGCCGTACTTCTCGTTGATCATCGTGCCGGGCGAACGGTGGCAGGGATGA
- the cobJ gene encoding precorrin-3B C(17)-methyltransferase: MTANAAAIVILGPGSLATARRIQQRYPDAMIHGLAGRVDGADRQYLEFGATLRELYRQDTPIIALCAAGIVIRTLAPLLLEKGVEPPVLAVAEDGSAVVPLLGGLGGVNVMARDIAQTLQVAPSITTSGELRFGTCLLNPPSGYSLGDLEQGKRFVSDLLAGETVRIEGAAPWLDQVQLPEDEQARLAIRIDSAAGTPSVDELRIYPRNVVVAISAGASPAIGEALREAGLAVQALACLLAADSDMARPELHEAASALNVPLRFAPANGEVGQWLAEALGQPALVQRVDGHAVAVAEQPVDPQRIGRLRGRLAVIGLGPGAAELMVPAVRAELDRATDVLGYETYVRMAGPFRADQIQHCTDNREEMQRARHAFELAAQGRSVVVVSSGDPGVFAMAAAVLEALHESTDAHWHTVDLQILPGVSASLATAAQAGAPLGHDFCVMSLSDNLKPWSIIEKRLDLAAEADLALAFYNPISRSRPWQLGRALEIVAHHRTAQTPVVLGRDIGRPGQTLRVTTLGALTPDQVDMRTMVLIGSSTTCLFPRASGGNWVYTPRWYGHKPAS, from the coding sequence ATGACGGCCAACGCTGCGGCAATTGTCATTCTCGGTCCAGGCAGCCTGGCCACAGCGCGGCGGATCCAGCAGCGCTACCCGGACGCCATGATCCATGGCCTGGCCGGTCGGGTCGACGGCGCGGATCGGCAATACCTGGAGTTCGGCGCCACGTTGCGCGAGCTCTACCGGCAAGACACGCCGATCATCGCCCTTTGCGCGGCAGGCATTGTCATCCGCACGCTGGCGCCACTGCTGCTGGAAAAAGGCGTCGAGCCGCCCGTGCTGGCGGTGGCCGAGGATGGCAGCGCCGTGGTGCCGCTGCTGGGTGGCTTGGGCGGCGTCAACGTCATGGCCCGGGATATCGCGCAAACCCTGCAAGTCGCGCCGTCCATCACCACCAGCGGCGAATTGCGTTTCGGCACGTGCCTGCTCAATCCGCCGAGCGGCTACAGCCTCGGCGACCTGGAGCAGGGCAAGCGTTTCGTCTCCGACTTGCTGGCCGGCGAGACGGTACGTATTGAAGGCGCCGCGCCGTGGCTGGACCAGGTGCAATTGCCTGAGGACGAACAGGCACGGCTGGCGATCCGCATCGACAGCGCTGCGGGCACGCCATCGGTGGATGAGCTGCGTATTTATCCGCGCAACGTCGTCGTGGCGATAAGCGCGGGTGCGTCGCCGGCTATTGGCGAGGCCTTGCGTGAGGCCGGCCTCGCCGTGCAGGCGCTGGCGTGCCTGTTGGCGGCGGACAGCGACATGGCTCGGCCGGAATTGCATGAGGCCGCGTCGGCCTTGAACGTGCCGCTGCGTTTCGCGCCGGCCAATGGCGAGGTCGGCCAATGGCTGGCTGAAGCCCTCGGCCAACCGGCGTTGGTCCAGCGTGTGGACGGTCATGCCGTTGCCGTGGCCGAGCAGCCCGTCGATCCACAGCGCATCGGCCGCCTGCGGGGGCGTCTGGCCGTGATCGGCCTTGGCCCGGGGGCGGCGGAGTTAATGGTCCCGGCGGTGCGCGCCGAACTCGACCGCGCGACCGATGTGCTGGGTTACGAAACCTACGTGCGCATGGCCGGCCCTTTCCGGGCTGATCAAATACAGCACTGCACCGACAACCGCGAAGAAATGCAGCGTGCCCGCCATGCCTTCGAACTGGCGGCCCAGGGCCGCTCCGTGGTGGTGGTGTCATCCGGTGATCCCGGCGTGTTCGCCATGGCCGCCGCGGTGCTCGAAGCATTGCATGAGTCGACGGATGCCCATTGGCACACCGTCGATCTGCAGATCCTTCCTGGGGTCTCCGCCTCCCTGGCCACGGCCGCCCAGGCCGGGGCGCCACTGGGCCATGACTTTTGCGTAATGTCGCTCTCGGACAACCTCAAGCCGTGGTCGATCATCGAAAAACGCCTGGACCTGGCCGCCGAGGCGGACTTGGCCCTGGCGTTCTACAACCCGATTTCCCGTTCCCGCCCGTGGCAACTGGGGCGGGCGCTGGAGATCGTCGCGCACCATCGTACGGCACAGACGCCGGTGGTGTTAGGCCGCGATATCGGTCGTCCGGGCCAGACACTGCGCGTCACGACGCTGGGGGCGTTGACCCCGGATCAGGTGGACATGCGCACCATGGTGCTGATCGGTTCTTCCACGACCTGCCTATTCCCGCGTGCGTCCGGCGGAAACTGGGTCTACACGCCTCGTTGGTATGGGCACAAGCCTGCCTCCTGA